In one Ornithinimicrobium pratense genomic region, the following are encoded:
- a CDS encoding methyltransferase domain-containing protein codes for MQLAQQFDRAAGRYDVLTRLNPGYHGALRNAATALVTRLRGSSAPLRLWDLGCGSGLSTQALVDAAGPDATVVGLDASPGMLEQARGKDWPAGVRFVQAYAQDLPQVASEQLDGPADGAFAAYLMRNVPEDQRDATVAAIHDQVRPGGWVALQDYHVKGDGVASTVWTLVCWGVVLPLAVVLRGNPAIYRYLWRSVLANDSTLELSARLDRAGLTEQTWSTARGWQRGILHTVLARRPD; via the coding sequence ATGCAGCTTGCCCAGCAGTTCGACCGCGCCGCCGGACGCTACGACGTGCTGACGAGGCTGAACCCCGGCTATCACGGGGCGCTGCGCAACGCGGCCACGGCGCTGGTGACGAGGCTGCGGGGGTCCTCGGCTCCGCTGCGCCTCTGGGACCTGGGCTGCGGCTCCGGGTTGTCCACGCAGGCACTCGTCGACGCGGCCGGGCCGGACGCCACAGTCGTCGGTCTGGACGCCTCCCCCGGGATGCTGGAGCAGGCGCGCGGCAAGGACTGGCCGGCGGGGGTCCGGTTCGTGCAGGCCTACGCCCAGGACCTGCCCCAGGTCGCGAGCGAGCAGCTGGACGGGCCTGCCGACGGGGCGTTCGCGGCATACCTGATGAGGAACGTGCCGGAGGACCAGCGCGATGCCACGGTGGCCGCCATCCACGACCAGGTGCGCCCCGGCGGCTGGGTGGCGCTGCAGGACTACCACGTCAAAGGCGACGGTGTGGCGAGCACGGTGTGGACCCTCGTCTGCTGGGGCGTGGTGCTGCCGCTGGCGGTGGTGCTGCGCGGCAACCCGGCGATCTACCGCTATCTGTGGCGCAGCGTGCTGGCCAACGACAGCACCCTCGAGCTCTCCGCCCGCCTGGACCGGGCCGGGCTGACCGAGCAGACGTGGAGCACCGCCCGCGGCTGGCAGCGCGGGATCCTGCACACCGTCCTGGCCCGCCGCCCGGACTGA
- a CDS encoding ABC transporter ATP-binding protein encodes MTSTPALEATGLVHHFGSLIAVDEVSLRIEPGETVGLLGPNGAGKTTTISMMAGLLTPDAGSVRVAGRSMLKEPMQAKRHLGLVPQELAIYPEISARDNLRFFGRLQGLRGTDLSRRVTEVLELVGLQDRAKGPAKEFSGGMKRRLNIGIGLLHRPTLLILDEPTVGVDPQSRNAILESVEALTEEGMAVLYTTHYMEEAQRLCDRIAIMDAGRVQAEGTREELVSLTGGADTITLTGAGEVAEAETAVAALPQVQQVVRDGFCLHLTVRGAAAVVTQVVTAATRAGMELEDVQISRPDLESVFLHLTGKALRD; translated from the coding sequence GTGACGAGCACCCCCGCGCTGGAGGCGACCGGCCTGGTTCACCATTTCGGATCCTTGATCGCGGTGGACGAGGTGAGCCTGCGGATTGAGCCCGGTGAGACCGTCGGCCTACTCGGACCGAACGGGGCCGGCAAGACGACGACGATCTCGATGATGGCCGGGCTGCTCACACCGGACGCGGGCAGCGTCCGGGTCGCCGGCCGCTCCATGCTCAAGGAGCCGATGCAGGCCAAGCGCCACCTGGGGCTGGTGCCCCAGGAGCTGGCGATCTACCCCGAGATCTCCGCGCGTGACAACCTGCGTTTCTTCGGCCGTCTGCAGGGTCTGCGCGGCACGGACCTCAGCCGCAGGGTCACCGAGGTGCTGGAGCTGGTGGGCCTGCAGGACCGGGCCAAGGGGCCGGCCAAGGAGTTCTCGGGCGGGATGAAGCGTCGGCTTAACATCGGGATCGGGCTGCTGCACCGGCCGACCCTGCTCATCCTCGACGAACCCACGGTCGGGGTGGACCCGCAGTCGCGCAACGCCATCCTGGAGTCGGTGGAGGCCCTGACCGAGGAGGGCATGGCGGTGCTCTACACGACCCACTACATGGAGGAGGCGCAGCGGCTGTGTGACCGGATCGCGATCATGGACGCGGGCCGGGTGCAGGCGGAGGGCACCCGCGAGGAGCTGGTGTCCTTGACCGGGGGCGCCGACACCATCACGCTCACGGGAGCCGGTGAGGTCGCGGAGGCCGAGACGGCCGTCGCCGCGCTGCCACAGGTGCAGCAGGTCGTCCGCGACGGCTTCTGCCTGCACCTGACGGTGCGGGGTGCGGCCGCGGTGGTCACCCAGGTGGTGACCGCCGCGACCCGGGCCGGGATGGAGCTGGAAGATGTCCAGATCAGTCGCCCGGACCTGGAGTCAGTCTTCCTGCACCTGACCGGCAAGGCGCTGAGGGACTGA
- a CDS encoding ABC transporter permease — translation MARALLTLVAHDVRQHLRDRSMLLFALVIPLALAFVFSLAFAGLDDVELDPVTVAVAAPEGDEPAAAVTGTLQALPEQALPVTVLTAVAEEVPALVEAGEAGVGVVLPEGFGAAMSGGATPGSDVIVRVGPDAGLSGDVVADIVRSTVAQMDADAAALAATAERADLSEQELGALAQELGQSRPELAWTSSQVRGESLSLTSGIVSGQAGMFLFFTVGFIVLTLLTEREWGILGRLRSLPLPRWLVPAAKAVVAVLLGVASTSTILLAGTALLDGVHFGSWWVVLPLVVAVVVAATSVMFIILKVARTPEQASLALSVIAISLGVAGGSFFRLPVDGWVAQVVQINPVAALGRGLGISAGGGGLADLTPVLLTLIAFTAVALLVARVLPSRKDAL, via the coding sequence GTGGCCCGGGCCCTGCTGACCCTGGTCGCGCACGACGTGCGCCAGCACCTGCGCGACCGCTCGATGCTGCTCTTCGCGCTGGTCATCCCCTTAGCCCTGGCCTTCGTCTTCTCCCTGGCCTTCGCGGGGCTGGACGATGTCGAGCTCGACCCCGTGACTGTGGCGGTGGCCGCGCCCGAGGGTGACGAGCCGGCGGCGGCGGTGACGGGGACGCTGCAGGCCCTGCCCGAGCAGGCCCTGCCGGTGACGGTGCTGACCGCTGTGGCCGAGGAGGTGCCGGCCCTGGTGGAGGCCGGCGAGGCAGGGGTCGGTGTCGTCCTTCCGGAGGGCTTCGGGGCCGCGATGTCCGGCGGCGCGACGCCAGGCTCCGACGTCATCGTCCGGGTCGGCCCGGACGCCGGCCTGTCCGGCGACGTGGTCGCCGACATCGTCCGCTCCACCGTCGCGCAGATGGACGCCGACGCGGCAGCGCTTGCGGCCACAGCCGAACGGGCCGACCTGTCCGAGCAGGAGCTGGGCGCACTCGCCCAAGAGCTGGGTCAGTCACGACCCGAGCTGGCCTGGACGAGCAGCCAGGTCAGGGGTGAGAGCCTGTCGCTCACCTCCGGCATCGTCTCCGGGCAAGCCGGAATGTTCCTGTTCTTCACCGTCGGCTTCATCGTGCTCACCCTGCTGACCGAGCGCGAGTGGGGGATCCTGGGGCGGTTGCGTTCGCTGCCCCTGCCGCGGTGGCTGGTGCCCGCGGCCAAGGCCGTGGTCGCCGTGCTGCTGGGCGTGGCTTCGACCAGCACCATCTTGCTGGCGGGGACAGCCCTGCTCGACGGCGTTCACTTCGGCTCCTGGTGGGTCGTGCTCCCGCTCGTCGTCGCGGTCGTCGTCGCCGCCACCTCAGTGATGTTCATCATCCTCAAGGTCGCCCGCACCCCCGAGCAGGCCAGCCTGGCGCTGTCGGTCATCGCGATCAGCCTCGGCGTCGCGGGGGGCAGCTTCTTCCGCCTGCCCGTCGACGGCTGGGTCGCCCAGGTGGTGCAGATCAACCCGGTCGCGGCCCTCGGGCGAGGGCTGGGCATCAGCGCCGGCGGCGGGGGCCTGGCCGACCTGACCCCGGTGCTGCTCACCCTGATCGCCTTCACCGCGGTGGCGCTGCTCGTCGCGCGGGTTCTCCCGAGCCGGAAGGATGCCCTGTGA
- a CDS encoding ABC transporter permease, giving the protein MRVVLALAALELRRFLSDRFNLFFVLALPLILVAVLGLQSGQGPVGRVALGGEGPVAEDIGAQLGAVGMEVDRHPGRQGTVRSVGDGAADLGVVVGLEDPWQVELVSVGEPHPGVELMVRAAVDEVAVGAARVEALTRAGVDPDEAEQVAAGPPEREPVRVRVESDNALTEEFADVGRFEVGASAQMLLFVFLNTLGASSAMIQARRSGAVRRGLAAPVTAGQTVIGLALGRLVIALFQAGWIIGMSSLLFGVGWGSMSSVLVVVALFGLIAAGLAMVVGVVMDAEGPASGVTVGAGMILAAVGGCMVPLELFTDGLRRVAMFTPHAWAYEALAEIQRRDAGVLDVLPQLAVLAGMATVVLVAGSVLLRRSLVRAM; this is encoded by the coding sequence GTGAGAGTCGTCCTCGCCCTGGCGGCGCTCGAGCTGCGCCGCTTCCTCTCCGACCGGTTCAACCTCTTCTTCGTCCTGGCCCTGCCGCTGATCCTGGTGGCGGTCCTCGGCCTGCAGTCCGGGCAGGGCCCGGTGGGCCGCGTCGCGCTCGGGGGCGAGGGCCCCGTGGCCGAGGACATCGGCGCCCAGCTCGGGGCGGTGGGGATGGAGGTCGACCGTCACCCTGGCCGCCAGGGGACCGTGCGGTCGGTGGGCGACGGCGCGGCCGACCTGGGCGTGGTCGTTGGCCTCGAGGACCCGTGGCAGGTGGAGCTGGTGTCCGTCGGCGAGCCCCACCCCGGTGTCGAGCTCATGGTCCGGGCCGCGGTCGACGAGGTCGCCGTCGGGGCGGCCCGGGTCGAGGCCCTGACCCGGGCGGGCGTGGACCCCGACGAGGCGGAGCAGGTGGCGGCCGGGCCGCCCGAGCGGGAGCCAGTCCGGGTGCGGGTCGAGAGTGACAACGCCCTCACCGAGGAGTTCGCCGACGTCGGCCGGTTCGAGGTGGGGGCCAGCGCGCAGATGCTCCTGTTCGTCTTCCTCAACACACTGGGTGCCTCCAGCGCGATGATCCAGGCCCGCCGCAGCGGAGCCGTTCGTCGCGGGCTCGCGGCGCCTGTGACCGCGGGCCAGACGGTCATCGGGCTGGCCCTGGGCCGTCTCGTCATCGCGCTCTTCCAGGCCGGGTGGATCATCGGCATGTCCAGCCTGCTCTTCGGCGTGGGCTGGGGGTCCATGTCCAGCGTCCTGGTCGTCGTGGCCCTCTTCGGGCTCATCGCCGCCGGCCTGGCGATGGTGGTGGGCGTGGTCATGGACGCCGAGGGTCCCGCCAGCGGGGTGACCGTTGGTGCCGGGATGATCCTGGCCGCCGTCGGCGGCTGCATGGTGCCCCTGGAGCTGTTCACCGACGGCCTGCGCCGGGTCGCCATGTTCACGCCGCACGCCTGGGCCTACGAGGCGCTGGCCGAGATCCAGCGCCGTGACGCGGGTGTCCTGGACGTGCTGCCGCAGCTGGCCGTGCTGGCTGGGATGGCCACGGTGGTGCTGGTGGCCGGGTCCGTCCTGCTGCGCCGCAGTCTGGTCAGGGCCATGTGA
- a CDS encoding phosphotransferase family protein yields the protein MDVPGLTRTQHELRGHRELTAPLLTDRRVPRLVQLHGQPGRPSSTWLAERRDRALRWLTHPHRMPHDVVERVRAFGCADGQVDLVPTHGDLSPRNWVVHDGVISFIDLGRADLRPRATDLFRLQDRSWRGRPDLERAFFTGYGADPRDVWWWPSLVLAEHIGTAVWAHQVGDEAFEAKGLRGLREVFPAGP from the coding sequence GTGGACGTGCCCGGCCTCACCAGGACCCAGCACGAGCTGCGCGGCCACCGAGAGCTCACCGCGCCGCTCCTGACCGACCGGCGGGTCCCCCGGCTCGTCCAGCTCCACGGCCAACCCGGGCGACCCAGCAGCACCTGGCTCGCCGAGCGCCGCGACCGGGCGCTGCGGTGGCTCACCCACCCGCACCGCATGCCCCACGACGTGGTGGAGCGCGTCCGGGCCTTCGGGTGCGCGGACGGGCAGGTCGACCTGGTGCCCACCCACGGCGACCTGTCGCCCCGCAACTGGGTCGTCCACGACGGCGTCATCTCCTTCATCGACCTGGGCCGGGCCGACCTGCGCCCGCGGGCGACCGACCTGTTCCGGCTGCAGGACCGGTCCTGGCGGGGCCGGCCCGACCTGGAGCGGGCCTTCTTCACCGGGTATGGCGCAGACCCGCGGGACGTGTGGTGGTGGCCCAGCCTCGTGCTCGCCGAGCACATCGGCACGGCCGTCTGGGCCCACCAGGTCGGGGACGAGGCGTTCGAGGCCAAGGGCCTGCGCGGCCTGCGCGAGGTCTTCCCCGCCGGTCCCTGA
- a CDS encoding dihydrofolate reductase family protein, which produces MARLVFGMNQSLDGYVDHTEFAPDSTLFRHFVDEARGQTGSLYGRRTYELMRYWEEDDPRWGTDEQAFAAAWRAQRKWVVSRSQAPVGPGAELLKGDLADGVRRLKAEHEGEIEVAGPVLAGFLTDLGLIDEYRIYLHPVVLGGGAPYFTGPRPPLRLQDHRRVGQDVVRLSYVPA; this is translated from the coding sequence ATGGCCCGGCTCGTGTTCGGGATGAACCAGTCCCTGGACGGATACGTCGACCACACGGAGTTCGCGCCGGATTCCACATTGTTCCGGCACTTCGTCGATGAGGCCAGGGGGCAGACGGGTTCTCTCTACGGCCGCCGGACCTATGAGCTCATGCGCTACTGGGAGGAGGACGACCCGCGGTGGGGCACCGACGAGCAGGCCTTCGCCGCCGCCTGGCGGGCCCAACGCAAGTGGGTGGTCTCCAGGTCGCAGGCGCCGGTCGGTCCGGGCGCCGAGCTGCTCAAGGGCGACCTCGCGGACGGGGTTCGCCGGCTCAAGGCCGAGCACGAGGGGGAGATCGAGGTGGCCGGCCCCGTCCTGGCGGGCTTCCTGACCGATCTCGGCCTGATCGACGAGTACCGGATCTACCTGCACCCGGTGGTGCTGGGTGGCGGCGCGCCGTACTTCACCGGCCCCCGTCCGCCGCTGCGGCTGCAGGACCACCGCAGGGTGGGCCAGGACGTCGTGCGGCTGTCCTACGTGCCCGCCTGA
- a CDS encoding lycopene cyclase family protein: protein MVDVAVVGLGPAGRALASRLVARGASVLAVDPRPQAVWTPTYGVWAEDLGDTPAGVIRSLIRRPEIRAHGHHVLPRRYAVLDNAALQRALPLQGAQVRAERLTDEEVVALRREAAVVVDARGARPAGPRSTDPAPAQTAYGIVVPAAEAAPALGGAEGLIMDWRTDWAPPGSTRGRGPATFLYAIPLGDGTVLLEETCLAAAPGLPVEELKARLRRRLLARGMGASAIEEPLAREVVRIPMRGRGRKPPGGVLAVGTAGRGGNIVTGYSVTHSLLSADALAARIVQGRVPRQVDPLGPSDAVREAGLRALLRLDVEGTLDLFDAFGRLPGARQRAFWSREARAGGMAASMWGMFTRMPPRSQLELARATLGR, encoded by the coding sequence ATGGTCGACGTGGCCGTCGTCGGGCTGGGCCCGGCGGGACGCGCGCTGGCCTCGCGGCTGGTGGCCCGGGGCGCGTCCGTGCTGGCAGTGGACCCGCGACCGCAGGCGGTGTGGACACCGACCTACGGCGTGTGGGCCGAGGACCTCGGTGATACCCCCGCGGGGGTGATCCGCTCCCTGATCCGGCGCCCGGAGATCCGTGCGCACGGCCACCACGTGCTGCCGCGCCGGTATGCCGTGCTCGACAACGCCGCCCTCCAGCGCGCCCTGCCGCTGCAGGGGGCGCAGGTGCGGGCCGAGCGGCTGACCGACGAGGAGGTCGTGGCCCTGCGCCGGGAGGCGGCCGTGGTCGTCGACGCACGGGGCGCCCGGCCCGCGGGGCCGCGGTCGACGGACCCTGCCCCCGCCCAGACCGCCTACGGGATCGTCGTGCCCGCGGCCGAGGCCGCGCCGGCCCTGGGCGGCGCCGAGGGGCTGATCATGGACTGGCGCACCGACTGGGCGCCGCCCGGTTCGACGCGGGGACGGGGGCCGGCCACCTTCCTGTACGCCATACCCCTCGGGGACGGCACGGTCCTGCTGGAGGAGACCTGCCTGGCCGCGGCTCCCGGCCTGCCGGTCGAGGAGTTGAAGGCCCGGCTGCGGCGCCGGCTGCTCGCGCGCGGGATGGGCGCCTCGGCGATCGAGGAGCCGCTCGCCCGGGAGGTGGTCCGGATCCCGATGCGTGGCCGCGGTCGCAAGCCGCCAGGTGGCGTCCTCGCGGTGGGGACCGCGGGGCGCGGGGGCAATATTGTCACCGGCTACTCCGTCACCCACTCGTTGCTCAGCGCCGACGCCCTGGCCGCGCGGATCGTGCAGGGGCGTGTGCCCCGGCAGGTCGACCCGCTGGGCCCGAGCGACGCCGTGCGGGAGGCGGGTCTGCGGGCCCTGCTGCGCCTGGACGTCGAGGGCACCCTGGACCTCTTCGACGCCTTCGGGCGGCTGCCGGGGGCGCGGCAGCGGGCCTTCTGGTCGCGCGAGGCCCGGGCGGGCGGCATGGCGGCCTCGATGTGGGGGATGTTCACCCGGATGCCGCCGCGTTCCCAGCTGGAGCTGGCCCGGGCCACGCTGGGCCGGTGA
- a CDS encoding ABC transporter transmembrane domain-containing protein, with amino-acid sequence MSRQEPEEGTAQGGQGEQGAPTRPPGDAAGGGPRGPRPGGHGGMGVPVEKPSDFAGSAKRLLGRLGPYRMLIALSVLLTVGAVLLSTLGPRVLGRATDVIFAGYLGNRLGEAFPEGTSVDAAAEGLRAQGQSTFAEMIEGTPHLVVGRGVDLGAVGRTVLLVVALYAGSALLMWVSTRLVNRISMWTVRDLRSDAEDQLHQLPLAYFDGRPRGEILSRVTNDLDNLQQTLQQTFGQLLNALVTVAAILAMMLWISPILTLIALATIPVSVLVTILIARRSQKLFKAQWARTGTLNGQIEEAFTGHELVTVFGRRQELSASMRQTNDQLYDVTWRAQFMSGVIMPAMFLIGNLGYVLVAVVGGLRVTTGSLSLGSVQAFIQYSRQFTQPVTQVASMANLMQSGVASAERVFELLDAQRQVPDPADAEPAGRQAGSGRIVFADVTFSYGEQPLIEDLSLVAEPGQTVAIVGPTGAGKSTLVNLILRFYELQGGRITLDGRDITTMTREDLRSRVGMVLQDTWLFEGTIAENIAYGRPGASREDVRAAAEAAYVDRFVQHLPEGYDTVLDDGGSTVSAGERQLITIARAFVAQPSLLILDEATSSVDTRTELLVQEAMARLRADRTSFVIAHRLSTIRDADLILVMEQGRIVEQGSHEELLAADGAYARLHRAQFAGAAVAVDGVDGGPPQG; translated from the coding sequence ATGAGCAGGCAGGAACCAGAAGAAGGGACGGCCCAGGGCGGACAGGGCGAGCAGGGCGCTCCCACCCGGCCTCCAGGCGACGCGGCGGGCGGTGGTCCGCGCGGTCCCCGGCCCGGCGGGCATGGCGGGATGGGGGTGCCGGTCGAGAAGCCCAGCGACTTCGCCGGCTCGGCCAAGCGGCTGCTCGGCCGGCTGGGGCCATACCGGATGCTGATCGCCCTCTCGGTCCTGCTGACCGTGGGTGCCGTCCTGCTCTCGACCCTCGGGCCACGGGTGCTGGGGCGGGCCACCGACGTGATCTTCGCCGGCTACCTGGGCAACCGCCTCGGCGAGGCCTTCCCCGAGGGGACCAGTGTCGACGCGGCCGCGGAAGGGCTGCGTGCCCAGGGTCAGTCGACCTTTGCCGAGATGATCGAGGGCACCCCCCACCTGGTGGTTGGGCGGGGTGTCGACCTCGGCGCCGTCGGTCGGACGGTGCTGCTGGTGGTCGCGCTCTACGCCGGGTCGGCGTTGCTGATGTGGGTCAGCACGCGGCTGGTCAACCGGATCTCGATGTGGACGGTGCGCGACCTGCGCAGCGACGCCGAGGACCAGCTGCACCAGCTGCCGCTGGCCTACTTCGACGGCCGCCCGCGCGGGGAGATCCTCTCCCGGGTCACCAACGACCTGGACAACCTGCAGCAAACCCTGCAGCAGACCTTCGGGCAGCTGCTCAACGCGCTGGTCACCGTGGCCGCGATCCTGGCCATGATGCTGTGGATCAGTCCGATTTTGACCCTGATCGCGCTGGCCACCATCCCGGTCTCGGTGCTGGTCACGATCCTCATCGCCCGTCGCAGCCAGAAGCTCTTCAAGGCCCAGTGGGCCCGGACCGGCACGCTCAACGGGCAGATCGAGGAGGCCTTCACCGGTCATGAGCTGGTCACCGTCTTCGGGCGGCGTCAGGAGCTCTCCGCCTCGATGCGGCAGACCAACGACCAGCTCTACGACGTGACCTGGCGGGCCCAGTTCATGAGCGGCGTGATCATGCCGGCGATGTTCCTCATCGGCAACCTGGGGTATGTGCTGGTCGCCGTCGTCGGCGGGCTGCGGGTGACCACCGGCTCCCTCTCGCTCGGCTCCGTGCAGGCCTTCATCCAGTACTCCCGTCAGTTCACCCAGCCGGTGACCCAGGTGGCCTCGATGGCCAACCTCATGCAGTCGGGGGTGGCCTCCGCCGAGCGGGTCTTCGAGCTGCTCGACGCCCAGCGGCAGGTGCCGGACCCGGCGGACGCCGAGCCGGCCGGGCGGCAGGCGGGCAGCGGCCGCATCGTCTTTGCGGACGTGACCTTCTCCTACGGCGAGCAACCGCTCATCGAGGACCTCTCCCTGGTCGCCGAGCCGGGCCAGACGGTGGCCATCGTCGGGCCGACCGGTGCCGGGAAGAGCACCCTGGTCAACCTCATCCTGCGCTTCTACGAGCTGCAGGGCGGACGGATCACCCTGGACGGCCGGGACATCACCACGATGACGCGCGAGGATCTGCGCTCCCGGGTCGGCATGGTGCTCCAGGACACCTGGCTGTTCGAGGGGACGATCGCCGAGAACATCGCCTACGGCCGGCCTGGCGCCTCGCGCGAGGACGTCCGGGCCGCGGCCGAGGCGGCCTACGTCGACCGCTTCGTGCAGCACCTGCCCGAGGGTTACGACACGGTGCTGGACGACGGGGGCTCCACGGTCTCGGCCGGCGAGCGCCAGCTCATCACCATCGCCCGGGCCTTCGTCGCCCAGCCCTCGCTGCTCATCCTGGACGAAGCGACCAGCTCGGTCGACACCCGCACCGAGCTGCTCGTGCAGGAGGCGATGGCCCGGCTGCGTGCCGACCGCACCAGCTTCGTCATCGCCCACCGGCTGTCCACCATTCGCGATGCGGACCTCATCCTGGTGATGGAGCAAGGGCGCATCGTCGAGCAGGGCAGCCACGAGGAGCTGCTCGCAGCCGACGGCGCCTACGCCCGCCTGCACCGGGCCCAGTTCGCCGGGGCCGCCGTCGCGGTGGACGGTGTCGACGGGGGTCCGCCGCAGGGCTGA
- a CDS encoding ABC transporter ATP-binding protein produces MLFRLLRHHLRPYRGLVAAVLVLQLVAAIAALLLPSLNADIIDDGVAQGNTALIWRLGAVMLGVSAVQALTQIAATWAAARVAMGVGRDVRAGVFDRVLSFSSRELGQFGAPTLITRSTNDVQQVQQVTFMALVMLVAAPITGVGGVIMAIRQDVGLSPLIAVGVTVLLLVMGLIIWRMVPLFRAQQKQLDAVNRVLREQISGVRVVRAFTREREETQRFRKTNTELTRIGLSVGDLMALMFPTVMLVMNLSSVGVIWFGAQRVQAGVMDVGALTAYISYLMQILMSIMMATMVATMLPRAAVSAGRIQEVLGTRTTVVAPKVPATPGQPSDGRPGTVELEGVGFTYPGAEAAVLKDIAFTARPGTTTAIVGGTGSGKTTLLRLIPRLADVSRGSVRVDGVDVRDLAPEDLWTRVGLVPQRPYLFSGTVASNLRFGNPDATDEQLWGALRIAQAQDFVAAYDDGLEHPIAQGGTNVSGGQRQRLCIARALVAQPDIYLFDDSFSALDLATDARLRAALAPTTRDATMIVVAQRISTIVDADQIVVLEAGRIIGLGTHRELLQTNQTYAEIVRSQEHGGGEAA; encoded by the coding sequence GTGCTCTTTCGTCTCCTGCGCCACCACCTGCGGCCCTACCGAGGTCTGGTGGCCGCGGTGCTGGTGCTCCAGCTGGTGGCGGCGATCGCCGCGCTCCTGCTGCCCTCCCTCAACGCCGACATCATCGACGACGGGGTGGCCCAGGGGAACACCGCGCTGATCTGGCGTCTGGGCGCGGTCATGCTCGGGGTCAGCGCGGTCCAGGCGCTGACCCAGATCGCCGCCACCTGGGCCGCCGCCCGGGTGGCGATGGGGGTCGGCCGCGACGTGCGGGCCGGTGTCTTCGACCGCGTGCTGAGCTTCTCCTCGCGCGAGCTGGGGCAGTTCGGCGCGCCCACGCTGATCACCCGGAGCACCAACGACGTCCAGCAGGTGCAGCAGGTGACCTTCATGGCCCTGGTCATGCTGGTCGCGGCACCGATCACCGGCGTCGGTGGCGTGATCATGGCGATCCGGCAGGACGTGGGGCTTTCTCCCCTCATCGCTGTCGGGGTCACCGTGCTGCTGCTGGTCATGGGCCTGATCATCTGGCGGATGGTGCCGCTGTTCCGGGCCCAGCAGAAGCAGCTGGACGCGGTGAACCGGGTGCTGCGCGAGCAGATCAGCGGCGTACGGGTGGTCCGGGCCTTCACCCGTGAGCGCGAAGAGACGCAGCGGTTCCGAAAGACCAACACCGAGCTGACCAGGATCGGCCTGTCGGTCGGGGACCTGATGGCGCTGATGTTCCCGACGGTGATGCTGGTGATGAACCTCTCCAGCGTGGGCGTGATCTGGTTCGGCGCGCAGCGGGTGCAGGCCGGCGTGATGGACGTGGGGGCGTTGACCGCCTACATCAGCTATCTCATGCAGATCCTCATGTCGATCATGATGGCGACGATGGTGGCCACGATGTTGCCCAGGGCGGCGGTCTCGGCCGGGCGGATCCAGGAGGTCCTGGGCACGCGCACCACCGTTGTCGCGCCGAAGGTCCCCGCGACCCCCGGTCAGCCGTCGGACGGCCGACCCGGCACGGTCGAGCTGGAGGGGGTCGGCTTCACCTACCCCGGGGCCGAGGCGGCCGTCCTGAAGGACATCGCCTTCACCGCCCGGCCGGGCACCACCACGGCCATCGTGGGCGGCACCGGCTCGGGCAAGACCACGCTGCTGCGGCTCATCCCCCGCCTCGCCGATGTCAGCAGAGGCAGCGTGCGGGTCGACGGCGTCGACGTGCGGGACCTGGCCCCCGAGGACCTGTGGACGCGAGTCGGCCTGGTGCCGCAGCGGCCCTACCTCTTCTCCGGCACCGTCGCCTCCAACCTGCGCTTCGGCAACCCCGACGCCACTGATGAGCAGCTCTGGGGGGCCTTGCGCATCGCTCAGGCGCAGGATTTCGTGGCCGCCTACGACGACGGCCTGGAGCACCCGATCGCGCAGGGTGGCACCAACGTCTCGGGCGGACAGCGCCAGCGCCTGTGCATCGCCCGGGCCCTCGTCGCCCAGCCCGACATCTACCTCTTCGACGACTCCTTCTCTGCCCTCGACCTGGCCACCGATGCCCGCCTCCGTGCCGCGCTGGCACCCACGACCCGCGACGCCACGATGATTGTGGTCGCCCAGCGCATCAGCACGATCGTCGACGCCGACCAGATCGTGGTGCTGGAGGCCGGCCGGATCATCGGTCTGGGCACCCACCGCGAGCTGCTCCAGACCAACCAGACGTATGCCGAGATCGTCCGGTCCCAGGAGCACGGAGGCGGGGAGGCGGCATGA